Part of the Sphingobacterium sp. LZ7M1 genome, TTAAAGAGATACCCCTTTCATTTTTTAACTTAATAATTTTTAATGTCAAGAAACCAACTCACATTCAAGAAAAAAGAACTAGCAAAAAGAAAACAGCAAAAACTTCAAGAAAAGCAAGAGCGTAGAGAACAGAACAAGTCTCAGAACAACAAAGGCAAGTCATTGGAAGAAATGTATGCATATGTTGATGAATTTGGAAACATCGTCGATACACCTCCAACAGAAACCTATAAGTTTAAACCTGAAGACTTAGAGAGACCGAAGGATCCTGAGGATGAATTCCTATTGGGACGTGTTTCTTATTACAATGAAACAGGTCACTATGGATTTATCCGCGATAACGAGACTAGAGAAACTGTTTATTTTAACGATACCCTTGCAGGCAAGATTCTTTCTTTGCATCAAAATGTGAGGTATAAGTACACCAGAACCAGACAGGGAAACCAAATTTCAGAAGTGGAATTGGTATAGTCGGATTGTACTTGAAAATATATCGACTAATGCTAAGCCATTAGTTTTGCACAACAAAAAAAGCAGCCCTTGGGCTGCTTTTTTTGTTGTGCAACATGCACGTTTGAGCTAGATTATCTAACTACACGTACATTGATTGCATTAATTCCTTTAGGACCACTTTCAGTATCAAACGTAACATTGTCATTTTCTCTGATTTCGTGTACTAAACCTGTTGAATGTACGAATACATCTTTTCCTCCTTCGTTTGGAGTGATAAAACCGAATCCTTTAGTTACGTTAAAGAATTTT contains:
- a CDS encoding cold-shock protein, encoding MSRNQLTFKKKELAKRKQQKLQEKQERREQNKSQNNKGKSLEEMYAYVDEFGNIVDTPPTETYKFKPEDLERPKDPEDEFLLGRVSYYNETGHYGFIRDNETRETVYFNDTLAGKILSLHQNVRYKYTRTRQGNQISEVELV
- a CDS encoding cold-shock protein produces the protein MQEGKVKFFNVTKGFGFITPNEGGKDVFVHSTGLVHEIRENDNVTFDTESGPKGINAINVRVVR